The proteins below come from a single Halothiobacillus neapolitanus c2 genomic window:
- a CDS encoding ArsR/SmtB family transcription factor, whose translation MILEMNECGTERLMARTEDIDRASRSLKAMSHPLRLKILCVLGDRELHVQEIVDAVGTTQSNISQHLAILRDKGILASRKDANRVFYRVSDARTLRLISMMQEVFCPFN comes from the coding sequence ATGATCCTTGAAATGAATGAGTGTGGCACCGAACGCTTGATGGCTCGGACGGAAGATATCGACCGGGCGTCGCGTTCGCTCAAGGCGATGTCGCACCCCTTGCGCCTTAAGATTCTTTGCGTGCTGGGCGATCGCGAACTGCATGTGCAAGAAATCGTTGATGCCGTTGGCACGACCCAGAGTAATATTTCCCAGCATCTGGCGATTCTTCGCGACAAAGGTATTCTGGCCTCCCGCAAAGATGCCAACCGCGTCTTCTACCGGGTATCCGATGCCCGCACGCTCCGTTTGATCAGCATGATGCAGGAAGTGTTTTGCCCCTTTAATTGA